A region of the Roseobacter denitrificans OCh 114 genome:
TCTTGGCACGTGATCTCAACAACCGGTGATGGATGTCACCTGCCAACTCCAGATCCTGCACGGGTTTGGCAACATCCGCTTCCTGATGCTCAAGGGAGGCCCATTCCTTTTCCTTTCCGATGGCCTGCACGATCTTGCCGCCTTCGATGGCAATGCGGGCCGCTTCAGTGCGATGCATTCCAACATAAAGCGCCGCAGGATCATCCGTCATCGACCGGCTGTAGGCGTCGTTCCACACGATCAGGCAATCATCCTTGTCGTAAATTGCAAAGGGCGAGGGATAGGCATCAAGGGCCGCCATCAGCCGCGCGCGCGATCGGGTGGCCTTTGCTTCAGCATCCTTCAAAGCCGAAATTTCGCGATAGGTTGCGCAGATATAGCGATCTTCCTCCGGGTTATCACCGGTGGTCAGGAACGAGATACTCGCCCAGAATTGCGTGCCATCAGCCCGCGTAAACTGCGATTGCGTTGACAGGTTTTGCGCACAGCCCGTCTCTTCCCCAGCGATCGCGTCATAGAGGCGCAACGTGGTTTGAAGCTCACCGACCTCCTCGAAAGAGCGTCCGCGCAGGTCTTCGGGGGCATAGCCAAACAGACGCGTGAAGCCCTTGTTGATATAGGCGACCCGCAGGACATCGCAGCCGGGCGAGATGCATCCAACCACGACCGCATCGCCGGTGAGATCCATATACATCCTCTGAAGTGTCTCGAACTTCATCGCCACCCCTACTCCGAAACCCCCGCTATAGGTGCTTTTGGTTAGGGTCTGGTGAACGATTGCCTAAAATTGTTCGCAGTGCCGCTTTGTGAACGTGGCCTGAGCACATCTTTCTTGGCATTTCGTCCACCATTCCGGTTTCGAAACGGGAACACCCGGTACTGTCGAACCTGTGCCCAGACCCGCGAACATACGGCTTTATCACGCCGTTTGACGAAACCTTTCCACCTGCACTACAGTCGCTTTCGAAGGCGGGGGAGGTCTGAGGTGAAGAGAGCTGGGCGCAACGTTATGTCCCGAGCCAAAGGCGCAATGGAGCGGTGCAAACACAGCTTTGGCATCGCCCATGGTCCCTTTCACAGGAACACTGTCGCAAACAAGACCGCGAACACGTTTGGGCGGATGTCCAGCGCACAGCGCACCGTCAGCCAGTTGCATAAGAGGAATAGACACGCATGACGCAGTTCATCAATAAAAAGGAAACGCTGGTCACCGATGCGATTGACGGGCTGTTGGCCAGTGCTGGCGGGTCGCTGCGGCGTCTGGACGGCTATCCGCATATCAAGGTCGTCTGCCGTGCCGATTGGGATAAATCGCAGGTTGCCTTGATTTCAGGCGGCGGTTCAGGCCACGAACCCGCGCACGCCGGGTTCGTCGGGCGCGGTATGTTGACGGCAGCTGTTTGCGGTGAGGTTTTCGCCTCGCCATCGGTGGACGCGGTGCTTGCCGCACTTCTGGCCGTGACCGGGCCTGCGGGATGTCTTTTGATCGTGAAGAACTACACGGGCGACCGGCTCAATTTCGGGCTGGCAGCAGAGCGCGCCCGCGCGCTTGGCCTCAAGGTTTCCATGGTCGTTGTCGGTGATGATATCGCGCTGCCGGATCTGCCGCAGCCGCGCGGTGTCGCGGGCACGTTGTTTGTCCACAAAATCGCCGGAGCCATGGCGGAACAAGGGGCCCCCCTTGAGGATATCTGCAAGGCTGCACAAAACGCCATCGAAAGAATGGCCACGATTGGCATGTCACTCGACACCTGTACGGTTCCCGGCGCGCAGAAAGAAGACCGCATCGCAACGGGTATGGCAGAACTTGGCCTCGGCATTCACGGTGAGCCCGGTGTGCAGCAGGTTGCCTTTGGAGACGCGCGAAACGCCATGGATATGGTGCTTGATAAACTCGCCCCAAGGATCGGTGAAGAACCTCACGTTGCCATCCTGAACAACCTGGGTGCCACCACACCGCTGGAGATGAGTGTCCTGACCCACGTGCTGACAACCTCGGCCAAGGCGAAAAACATCAAGCATATCATCGGCCCGGCGCCGCTGATGACATCGCTGGACATGCATGGGTTTTCCCTGTCCGTCCTGCCGGTCGATGAGACGATCCTGCCCCATCTGGGTTATCGCGTGGACATGCCCGCCTGGCCCGGCATGCAGACCATCAGCGCGCCCGCCGTCATCGCATTGCCCGATGGGTTGAGCCCGGTTCAGCCCACGGCCTCGGACAATGACCAAACCCGCCGACTGGTCGCGCATGCCTGCGATCTGCTGATCGCCAGCGAAGCGGAGTTGAACGCGCTGGATGCGAAATCAGGCGATGGTGACACGGGCAGCACATTGGCCACTGCTGCGCGCGATCTCAAAGGGGCGCTGGACCGTCTGCCGCTGGCGGATCCGGCACAGTTGTTCCGTGCCCTCAGCAATGAACTCAGCCAGACCATGGGCGGGTCCTCCGGCGTGATCCTTGCCATTTTCTTCGGGGCGGCAGGCGATGCGGCGGCCAAGGGTCTGCCACCCGCCAAAGCGCTTGTCTCGGGCTTGGAACGGATCAGCGAAGTGGGCGGCGCAACAAAGGGCGACCGCACGATGATCGACGCGCTGGAGCCTGCCTTGCACGCCCTGAACGAAGGCATCGCAGCGGCAGCCACGGCAGCGCGCAAAGGGGCCAGCGAGACCGCAAGCATCGGGCAGGCCAAAGCGGGCCGCGCCTCCTACGTGCCAGAGGAAAACCTGATCGGGCACAATGATCCGGGTGCCGAAGCCGTGGCACGGTTGTTCGAGGGTCTGGCAACCCTCGCCTGAGCATGCAATGAATTTGGACAAGATCGATGCGGCTCACTCGAAACAGCGGCAAGGCGGCGGGGTAGCCCCGCGCATCTGACACCAAAAAACCGCGCAAAGCGGCAGAAGAACCGGGAGGAACAGACATGACAGCACGCGAAGGCCACGGCCTTTTTCCCCCGCCGTTCGCGGATATCCCTGCCGATTGGAACGCAGGTAGCTCAATCAGAATATCGCGCGCTCCTTGGGGCGGCAAGGGTGCGCCGCGGCCAGCACGGCTTTGCCGTCTGCGAGCCGCAGAAAGTTAGAAACAAACCTATGTTGGGGATTTCATAATATGACAAAGATCAAACTCGGTATGGTCGGCGGCGGGAATGACGCCTTTATCGGCGCGGTTCACCGGATTGCCGCGCGCATTGATGATCGCTACGAACTGGTTGCAGGTGCCTTGTCCTCCACGCCGGAAAAGTCGCAAGCCTCCGGCAAAGCCATCGGACTGGCGCGTATCTATGATGATTTCAAACAGATGGCGATCCGTGAGGCGCGGCTGAAGAACGGCATCGACGCTGTGGCAATCGTGACCCCCAACCATGTGCACTATGCCGCCGCGCGCGAGTTTCTCAAACGTGGCATTCACGTTATCTGTGACAAGCCGCTGACCTCGTCGCTGGCGGATGCCAAGAAGATGGTCAAAGCCGCCGAAAACTCGGATGCGCTGTTTATTCTGACGCATAATTACACCGGCTATCCGATGGTGCGTCAGGCCCGCGAGATGATCACCGGCGGTCAGATTGGCAAGATACGTGTCGTACAGGTGGAATACCCGCAGGATTGGCTGACGATCGAGCAGGATTTCAAACAGGCCAATTGGCGCACCGACCCCGCGCAATCCGGCGCGGGCGGATCAACCGGCGACATCGGCACCCACGCGCATAACCTCGCGCGCTTCATGACCGGTCTTGAGGTCGAAAGCCTCGCTGCGGACCTTGATGCATTC
Encoded here:
- a CDS encoding dihydroxyacetone kinase subunit DhaK — encoded protein: MTQFINKKETLVTDAIDGLLASAGGSLRRLDGYPHIKVVCRADWDKSQVALISGGGSGHEPAHAGFVGRGMLTAAVCGEVFASPSVDAVLAALLAVTGPAGCLLIVKNYTGDRLNFGLAAERARALGLKVSMVVVGDDIALPDLPQPRGVAGTLFVHKIAGAMAEQGAPLEDICKAAQNAIERMATIGMSLDTCTVPGAQKEDRIATGMAELGLGIHGEPGVQQVAFGDARNAMDMVLDKLAPRIGEEPHVAILNNLGATTPLEMSVLTHVLTTSAKAKNIKHIIGPAPLMTSLDMHGFSLSVLPVDETILPHLGYRVDMPAWPGMQTISAPAVIALPDGLSPVQPTASDNDQTRRLVAHACDLLIASEAELNALDAKSGDGDTGSTLATAARDLKGALDRLPLADPAQLFRALSNELSQTMGGSSGVILAIFFGAAGDAAAKGLPPAKALVSGLERISEVGGATKGDRTMIDALEPALHALNEGIAAAATAARKGASETASIGQAKAGRASYVPEENLIGHNDPGAEAVARLFEGLATLA
- a CDS encoding Gfo/Idh/MocA family protein — encoded protein: MTKIKLGMVGGGNDAFIGAVHRIAARIDDRYELVAGALSSTPEKSQASGKAIGLARIYDDFKQMAIREARLKNGIDAVAIVTPNHVHYAAAREFLKRGIHVICDKPLTSSLADAKKMVKAAENSDALFILTHNYTGYPMVRQAREMITGGQIGKIRVVQVEYPQDWLTIEQDFKQANWRTDPAQSGAGGSTGDIGTHAHNLARFMTGLEVESLAADLDAFVPGRQVDDNGHVMLRFEGGAKGMLWCSQVAPGNENALRIRVYGETGGLEWAQEDPNYLWHTPFGEPKRLFTRNGAGTGDAAARMSRVPPGHPEGYLEGFANIYTEAANAIEAHRDGSKADAAVIYPTVMDGLRGVEFVDACVRSSARNAAWVKLR